The genomic stretch TAAAGGACTGCGAATACTGGGCCTGCCTGGCAAGTAGCGCCCACCGCCGAACCTATGACCTTACCGACGCGACTAACGCGCCGGTCCCAACCAGGAAACATATATGGGCGATACGCTGATCACCACCCGCACCGAAGGTGCGATTCGCTTCGTAACGATCAATCGACCCGAGAAGCGGAACGCAATCACGCCGCAGATGCTCGTCGATCTGGCCGAGGCCGTGCGCCGCGTCGACGAAGAGCCCCAGGTGCGGGCCGTAATTGTGGCAGGGGAGGGGCCCATGTTCTCGGCCGGCATCGACGTGATGTCTTTGGCCGAAAGCCAAGGGGCCGTGGGCGAACTGAACCCGGCCCGCTGGTTGCGGCGTTTTGCGGAAAACTTGCAGCACGCTCTGGATGTGATCGAAGCCACCGAGGTGCCGGTGATCGGTGCCTTGCACGGCCAGGTGTTGGGCATGGGAATGGAACTGGCGTTGGCGTTCGATCTGCGCGTGGTGGCGGACGACTGCAAGTTTGCCATTCCCGAATCGCGCATGGGGCTGGTTGCCGATGTGGGAGGGACGACGCGACTTAGCCGCGTGGTCGGTCCCAGCCGCGCCAAGGACATGCTGCTGACGGCTCGTTCCCTCGACGCCGCCGAGGCCCTGCAATGGGGATTGGTCA from Pirellulales bacterium encodes the following:
- a CDS encoding enoyl-CoA hydratase/isomerase family protein, whose amino-acid sequence is MGDTLITTRTEGAIRFVTINRPEKRNAITPQMLVDLAEAVRRVDEEPQVRAVIVAGEGPMFSAGIDVMSLAESQGAVGELNPARWLRRFAENLQHALDVIEATEVPVIGALHGQVLGMGMELALAFDLRVVADDCKFAIPESRMGLVADVGGTTRLSRVVGPSRAKDMLLTARSLDAAEALQWGLVNRVVPAAELASATIKLAEQIAANAPLAVGLAKLVVDQGDGLDKRTQMAIERWAQSQLISTTDVQEAVMAFLGKRPAKFQGK